The following nucleotide sequence is from Salmo trutta unplaced genomic scaffold, fSalTru1.1, whole genome shotgun sequence.
tagatttgtagtttgaagaaagttcaaagttcaaatataaataatatggtgcaaaggagcaaaataaattaaataaataaatacagtaggggaagaggtagtagtttgggctaaattatagatgggctatgtacaggtgcagtgatctgtgagctgctctgacagctggtgcttaaagctagtgagggagataagtgtttccaatttcagagatttttgtatttcgttccagtcgttggcagcagagaactggaaggagagacgaccaaaggaggagttggctttaggggtgaccagagagatatacctgctggagcgcgtgctacaggtgggtgctgctatggtgaccagtgagcggagataaggggggactttacctagcagggtcttgtagatgacctggagccaatgtgtttggcgacgattatgaagtgaaggccagccaacgagagcatacagatcgcagtggtgggttgtatatggggctttggtgacaaaacggatggcactgtgatagactgcatccagcttgttgagtagggtattggaggctatgttgtaaatgacatcgccgaagtcgaggattggtaggatggtcagttttacgagggtatgtttggcagcatgagtgaaggatgctttgttgcgaaataggaagccaattctagatttcactttggattggagatgattgatgtgagtctggaaggagagtttacagtctaaccagacacctaggtatttgtagttgtccacaaattctaagttagaaccgtccagagaagttatgctggatgggcgggcaggtgcaggcagcgatcggttgaagagcatgcatttagttttacttgtgtttaggagcagttggaggccacggaaggagagttgaatggcattgaagctcgtctggagggttgttaacacagtgtccaaagaagggccagaagtatacagaatggtgtcgtctgcgtagaggtggataagagattcaccagcagcaagagcgacatcatttatgtatacagagaaaagagttggcccaagaattgaaccctgtggtacccccatagagactgccagaggtccagacagtaggccctccgatttgacacactgaactctgtcagagaagtagttggtgaaccaggcgacgcaatcgtttgagaaaccaaggctactaagtctgccgatgaggatgtggtgattaacagagtcaaaagctttcgccaggtcaatgaatacggcagcacagtattgtttcttatcgatggcggttacgatgtcgtttaggaccttgagcgtggctgaggtgcacccatgaccagctctgaaaccagattgcatagcggagagggtgcggtgggattcgaaatagtcggtaatctgtttgttgacttggctttcgaagaccttagaaaggcagggtaggatggatataggtctgtagcaatttgggtcaagagtgtcacctcctttgaagagggggatgacagcagctgatttccaatctatgggaatctcagacgacacgaaagagaggttgaacaggctagtaataggggttgcaataatttcggcagataattttataaagaaagggtccagattgtcaagcccagctgatttgtaggggtccagattttgcagctctttcagaacatcagctaaatggatttgggagaaggagaaatgggggaggtttgggcgagtagctgtggggggtgcagtgctgttgaatgcagtaggggtagttaggtggaaagcatggccagccgtagaaaaatgcttattgaaattctcaattatagtgggcttatcggtggtgacagagtttcctatcctcagtgcagtgggcagttgggaggaggtgttcttattctccatggactttacaatgtcccagaactttttagagttggagttgcacgaagcaaatttttgtttgaaaaagctagccttggcgtttctaactgcctgtgtgtattggtttctaacttccctaaaaagttgcatatcgcgggggcagttcgatgctaatgcagaacgccacaggatatttttgtgttggttaagggcagtcaggtctggggagaaccaagggctatatctgttcctggttctacatttcttgaaaggggcatgcttatttaagatggagaggaaggcatttttaaaatataaccaggcatcctctactgacgggatgaggtcaatatccttccaggataccagggccaggtcgattagaaaggcttgctcgttgaaatgtttcagggagcgtttgacagtgatgagtggaggtcgtttgaccgctgacccattacgggtgcaggcaatgaggcagtgatcgctgagatcttggttgaaaacagcagaggtgtaattagagggcacattggttaggatgatatctatgagggtgccagagtttgcggctttggggttatacctggtgggttcattaataatttgtgtgagattgagggcatcaagattggattgtagaatggctggggtgttaagcatgtcccagtttaggtcgcctagtagcgcgagctctgaagatagatggggggcaatcagttcacatatggtgtccagagcacagctaggggccgaggggggtctatagcaggcgtcaacggtgagagacttgtttttggagagatggatttttagaagtagaagttcaaattgtttgggtacagacctggatagcaggacagaactctgcaggctatctctgcagtagattgcaacaccgccccctttggtcgttctatcttgtctgaaaacgttgtagttagggatgatgatttcacagtttttggtggacttcctaagccaagattcagacacagctaggacatccgggttggcagagtgtgctaaagcagtgaataaaacaaacttagggaggcttctaatgttaacatgcatgaaaccaaggctattacggttacagaagtcatcaaaagagagcgcctggggagtaggagtggagccaggcactgcagggcctggattcacctctacatccccagaggagcagagaagaataagtatgagggtacggctaaaagctataagaattggtcgtctgtgacgtccagaatagagagaaaaaggagcaggtttctgggggcgataaaatagcttcaaggtataatgtacagacaaaggtatggtgggatgtgagtacagaggaggtaaacctaggcatttagtgattatgagagagatattgtctctagaaacatcattgaaaccagaagatgtcatagcatgtgtgggtggaggaactgaggggttggataaggtataatgagcagggctagaggctctacagtgaaataagccaataaacactaaccagaacagcaatggacaaggcatattgacattaaggagaggcatgcttagccgagtgatcagagggtccagtgaaattcagacagctagccgggccataggtagcaagctggtggaagatgggagggaggtctgtttttagccacctcgtgtgtttccgtctgtgggttagtggggttccgtgtggaaggggggacatgtccaagttggcaaaatagttagttatagtggcccaagaaaagtgtccgatagacctattcagatcgcagccgaaaagacagctaacgattagccggccgcagatgggcgatcaggttacgtcgagacggaggggccagttggataactccctcgggcagataacgtcggtggtccagtcgtgaagacccgatggggctccgcatcggcagtaaaacgggtcaggataggtgagttgtagcccaggagacacttcagctggctagctcaggaacagcccacgagtggctgacggaactcctcagctggctagctggccagctccgcaataatgtgtgttaattccatgaccgacgttgccaatagtcactcaggtagcagctagttagctgcaagatccaggtgtaaatgtccagagcctgcggtagaaatcggggaaaggagagagaataggtccgatatgctctggtctgagtcgcgctgtacaaaaactggcgatagcttttcgagctaatggacagctgaggacggctaaccgtggctagctgaacttcaatgttagccagtgaaaatggctaacctctggctagcttctgttgtggaattcagatgaggtaaataatgctttttttttgtttgtttttttaaaattggtgaggcgggttgcaggagagtgctttgaggttgagtatttgaataaaaaaatgtaaaaagataagtgaagaaaaaaatatgtaaatatatatatacgaGACACGACAGGAcatctgaactgctacgccatcttggatgcgATTTAAGTGTATACCTCAGCCTTGGGCTCAGTTTTGTTAACCCATCTGTGCAGAGTTGGATCCCAGACAATCTGAGGAAGAAGATATTAGCAATGTGAAGCAAGCCAcaaattgtcttttttttaatcCACTCAATTGTCTCTACATAGAATAAAGTGTTAATAACCAGTTCCTTACAGATCTGTCTTTGTCCTCAGGTAGATGAACCTCCTTCTTATTAACTCTTCCAATCCCAAAGACCCAGCTGAGCCAGCCTCCACTGTTATTGTGAACAGCAGGGGTCTCGGGCTCAGCCACCGGCCGGCTGCCAGTCTGGCACTGAGGGTTGGCATCGGAATGTTCCGGCTTGGTGATGGACATCATAGCAGGATGCTCGACATATCTAAGTCGGACATCTGTAATAAGTGGGAGAAGTCAGGCCACTCTGCTCATGTCACCACACAGAACAATTACTAGCTTCCAGGTAGAAACGTCTCGCTCTGATACTCTGTTACAACCCAATCTTAACCTACACGCAGTCACAGGGATTACTGGGAGGTTACTCCAGGACTCTGCGATCGCATTGTTTTGGTTGCAAAATCAACAATTCCCTGCAAATTATGTGAGGGCTTACAAATTTCACCAATCACCAAACTATTTCTGAATAAAATAGTCACGTCATCACAATATTATTGCATAGAACTGACCCATTACCACAGTACAAAAAGAGGGCTcgcaatttcaaccaatcaccGCACATCTACTGCATAATATGGTTCAATCAAGCCAGACGTCAACACAGTTTTTTCCTTGTCAGCGCATTTTTGCAACAAATTGGACAAAACAATTGCATATTGCTATGCAAAATGTCATAATTGTCGCTGCAAAATCTAGCATATTTATCAGCTAATATCAAAAAAATCCATGCGAAATCCTGGAGAGATTCAccggaatatgaaaatgtatacactcactactgtaagtcgctctggataagagcatctgctaaatgactaaaatgtaaaagtaaaatgGAGCTAAACCTGTTGTATGGAGAAAATGCATGAAAGTATTACAGCTATATTCTCACATGAGCCATACATTTAATCTATCACAACTTATTCTCACGCTATCACAATGGTAATTTCTTTACTAATTAGGTAAAGTTAAGTGACCTCTTCTCTTGGAATAGAAATCCACAGGTGGAGTACACGCTCCACCATCCCATTTCCACAGTGGTGCCACCATGGGGATGATGGGAGGTGGTTGTGGATGATTGTTTCCATTCTTCACAGGGACACTGGTTGTGAGGaagatctcctccctctctgcagggACACTAGCCTTTGGGACGATCCACTCCCTGTGTGCAGGGACGCTGGCCTTTGGGAAGATACCCTTCCTCTGCGCAGTGACACTGGCCATCAGGAGGATCAACTCCCTTTGTGCATGGGTGACGTGTGATGCTCTGAGGATCTTCTTCTTCCGCGCAGTGATAGAAGCTGCTGGAAGAATCCCCTTCCTCTGTACAGGGATGAGGCCTGATGCTCGGAGGATCCCCTCCTTATGTGCAGGGATGAGGcctgatgctcggaggacctCCTCCCTCTCAGCAGGGACACTAGCCTTTGGGACAATCCCTTGGCTGTGCGCTGGGAGGCTGGCCATTGGTACGAATCCCTCCCTCtgcgcagggacactggctgtttggaggatcccctccctctgtgcagggatgaggcctgatgatcggaggatctcctccctctgtgcaTTGATGCTGGCTACTGAGagaatcccctccctctgtgcattGATGCTGGCTACTGAGagaatcccctccctctgtgcagggacactggctgtttggaggatctcctccctctgtgcagggacactggctgttcgGATGATTCCCTCCCTCtgcgcagggacactggctgttcgGAGGattccctccctctgtgcagggatgaGGCCTGATGATCGGAGGATCTCCCCCCTCTGTGCATTGATGCTGGCTACTGAGagaatcccctccctctgtgcagggacactggctgtttggagcTGCTCCAGCTTTATAGGTTACGGCAAGAACACGGTACCAATACTATTAAtgtactgagtgtacaacacattcacagggatgttggcccatgttgactccaatgcttcccacagttgtgtcaatttgtcttttgagtggtggaccattcttgatacacacgggaaaatgttgagcgtaaaaaacccagtaacgttgcagttcttgacacaaactggtacccctggcacctacaaccatgCCCCGTTGAAAGGCATGtaagtattttgtcttgcccattgaccctttggatgacaatccatgtctcaattgtctcaagccttacaatatttttttaaacctttctcCTCTTTATCTATCCTTATTTAAAtggatttaactagtgacatccataagggattatagtgttaacctggattcacctggtcagcatatgtcatggaaagagcaggtgttcttaatattttatacactcagtgtaactCATTGGCACTGACATAAGTTATTTTCAACCATGAACTGGGGCCTTGTTGAGGCCTTATCTAAGTAAGTAATTGCTGATTGAcaataaagtattattttgatGTATGGAAAAAAATatggtatgcaattcctatgtagAGAAGGTTCTCTCTGGTAGTTCAATATGATTTCAACTTATACAGGGCACtcttttttacttttctttattaacaaatatcatcaaacaaaagaggaatagtcacatgcaaacaagcgtactaacaaactatttacattgccaggaatcctaaacaaacaaatcatattcCTTAAGACTACAAGttttaattgcctttttgtttttcattttagttagtggtgccatattgtttaaactcatttataaagtgaaaaaagttaggttttgaattagaccatttgcatttgtgaatatgaaatttacctagtattattagcagttgaattaaatatgCTACATCTTTATCTATGTCAGAaattctgaaataaatcattatataAAAACCATTAAATAGTACAACCGGTCCTatttattttgtaacaaaattctgtttgtcaatccaaaacattctgctataaatacaggtaaaaaacaaatgcaaaatggtctccttctccattccacagaaatcacagttatattcaatattcagcttgtgtcacaccctgaccatagagagcccccggggttctctatggtgttttaggtcagggcgtgactaggggggtttctaggtattatatttctatgttggtttgtgtatatggttcccaattggaggcagctgataatcgttacctctcattggggatcatacttagtgtgtcctttttcccacctgcgatgtgggatattgttttgtgtgagtgcctatgtgcgctacgtgtttcacgatcgttatatctttgttgtttttggaattttcactattattaaaatgtggaactctactcacgctgcaccttggtctaattattcatacgacggtcgtgacagcttgaatctttccaaaacatgtttcacaGGACAAATTCTATGTAACATTTCAAATGAAACTTCATTTACTTTGTTACTGATACAATATTTGTTAGCAATTTTCCATGCTTTCCCCCATTGTATATCACCATACATATCTGACCAAAAGAATCTTGCTGAGGGAATTGTAGTATCACAAACAATAttcctaatctgtttattactacatttatctttgttaatattgccaatgaatatattttcatgtaaatctgttacatcaaccacagaggaatttaaaagagacaacccccccccccccccggaatcGAATCAAAAACAATTGCATATTCTTTCGGGGTAATTGGAATTTTATCTTAGCAAGAAATTCCCCATATGAGAGAAGATATCCATCCTTATTCAGTAACTGACCAACCAAAATTATTGTATTCTCAAACCAGTTAtgaaaaatacttatttttaaaTCGTATATCTTCGTTCCATAAAAAGTATCTGTGGGTAAAAATTGTGTTTATACGCTAACATCCAAGCTAAAATTGTCTGCTTATGGAATATGGCCAACTTTACTGGGATTTTATCAATATCAAAATTACATCGAAGCAAAATTCTAAACCACCAACAGAGTCAAATAAATACTTAGGGAAGACATTCCAAATACTGTTCTGGTTCTTAACATACTTCAGAATCCAATTGattttaaaagtattatttagagTATTGAAATCTAAAACCTCAAGACCTCCTTGTTCTTTGGTATTAGTGAGAATATCTTATCGTAGATAGTGAGGCTTGTTActccaaataaaataataaagaatCTTATCTAAGTCCTTTACAATTTTAGGGGGTAAGTCAAGTGATAACGAGACATAAACCGATATGGATAACCCTTCAGCTTTGGAAAATAAAACCCGGCCGTATAACGAAATATCTCTCATCAACCAGAGGTTCAATTTCTTATTTGTTTTCTCAATAATGGGGTTAAGGTTCAATTCACTCCTTTGTTTTTCATCCTTGGATATAACAATTTCAAGGTAAGTAAACTTATCTTGTATTGGGATACCATATACTTCCTGTAAAACAAAATCCTTGAGTGGAAATAAGACTGACTTATTGATAATAATTTTCAAACCTGAAACTAAGGAAAAGTCTTCAATACAGGAAACTGCTTTAGAAACCTCATTCCTGTCTCTTAAAAATATGGTGGTATCATCAGCCAGTTGACATAGTTTAAATTCCTTGCCAAGTGCTGAAACACCATAAATTCCCTTTATTGATATGAAAGGCCATAATTTGAATaaccaataaaaatacaaatggaCTAATTGGGCAGCCCTGCCTAATGCCACGGCCAATATCAGATCTTTGGGATGTCCCACGAGCTAATTTTACAGAGCTAGTACAACCACTATATAAAGTTTGGACTGCTTTCAAAAAGTAGTCACCAAACCCCAAAAAACATATTGCTTTGAACATAAACTCAtgttctacagtgtcaaaagctttaaaAAAATCAACAAACATAAGAAAACTATCATCAAGGATGAGGTCATTATAGTCAATCATATCTAAGATCAACCTGATGTTATTACTAATGTGTCGAGCATGCATAAAACCAGATTGTTCATCAATTATATGATGCAAGCCTCGTTTCAACCTCTTAGCAAATCCAAGGGCAAATCATTTCCCATCATTATTCAACAGGCTAATGGGTCGCCAGTTGTCTGTATAAAGAGTATCCTTATTAGGTTTGGGAATCAAAGTAATTACACCTTGCTTTAAGGAAGCCGGAAACTCCCCTTTTTCTATTGAT
It contains:
- the LOC115181063 gene encoding uncharacterized protein LOC115181063 — translated: MASLPAHSQGIVPKASVPAEREEVLRASGLIPAHKEGILRASGLIPVQRKGILPAASITARKKKILRASHVTHAQRELILLMASVTAQRKGIFPKASVPAHREWIVPKASVPAEREEIFLTTSVPVKNGNNHPQPPPIIPMVAPLWKWDGGACTPPVDFYSKRRDVRLRYVEHPAMMSITKPEHSDANPQCQTGSRPVAEPETPAVHNNSGGWLSWVFGIGRVNKKEVHLPEDKDRSIVWDPTLHRWVNKTEPKAENKCVPPPPPMGTYGYQGNTGSVPKGVNPYSMKAAGLWGSRYPTMHDNDGTNSKPPSHGPGLLPRQLLTSWHQWLCHLTL